A region of Sulfuricella denitrificans skB26 DNA encodes the following proteins:
- a CDS encoding class I SAM-dependent methyltransferase: MNIGFKAHYFKELAELETGNFWFRARNKLILWALHKYSPGLTSFLEIGCGTGFVISAISKRFPDAKLSGSEYLEEGLAYARHRVPSAKFTQMDARHIPCESELDAIGAFDVLEHIEEDEVVLQQICKALKLGGVVFITVPQHRWLWSAVDKYACHVRRYGANELHLKVCRAGFEIVRSTSFVSLLLPAMYLSRLFKRDKIDVSMDAMAELRINPILNRIFEWFLNCELALIRVGVALPMGGSRLIVARKL; the protein is encoded by the coding sequence ATGAATATTGGATTCAAGGCGCACTATTTCAAAGAATTGGCGGAATTAGAGACGGGGAACTTTTGGTTTCGTGCCAGAAATAAGCTTATTCTTTGGGCGCTACACAAGTATTCGCCAGGACTGACATCCTTCCTCGAAATTGGATGCGGAACGGGGTTTGTTATTTCAGCTATCTCAAAACGGTTTCCTGATGCCAAGCTCTCGGGGAGTGAGTATTTGGAAGAGGGTTTGGCGTATGCCAGGCATCGTGTGCCTAGCGCCAAATTCACTCAAATGGATGCTAGGCACATTCCATGTGAATCAGAACTGGATGCTATTGGTGCCTTCGATGTGTTGGAGCACATCGAAGAGGATGAGGTTGTGCTCCAACAAATTTGCAAAGCGCTTAAGCTTGGCGGTGTTGTGTTTATCACCGTTCCACAACACCGGTGGCTGTGGAGTGCGGTTGATAAATATGCCTGCCATGTCAGGAGATATGGCGCTAATGAATTGCATCTAAAGGTTTGCAGGGCTGGGTTTGAGATTGTTAGAAGCACTTCGTTTGTCAGTTTGTTACTACCAGCGATGTATTTATCGCGATTGTTCAAACGGGATAAAATAGACGTGAGTATGGATGCTATGGCTGAGCTTCGTATCAATCCCATCCTAAATCGAATTTTTGAATGGTTTTTAAATTGTGAGTTGGCACTGATCCGTGTTGGTGTTGCCCTGCCAATGGGGGGCTCCCGGTTGATCGTGGCAAGAAAATTATGA
- a CDS encoding glycosyltransferase family 2 protein, which translates to MKAKDIRGTPALLSICVPAYNGLPHLIGLLDQILSCKSLAFEVVVSDDASSDGTWAYLVSRAIGEPRLRVHLNDQNLGMDRNFATAVSFAHGRFVWLCGQDDLISPEGIGYVLDLLRGDSVDFVYMNHTVKLENNVVPVIARYHSFDADKRGEGLADFLKITGGSLPTFLPTYIIRKTLWDSVDVTRYFNTYYVQAGVFLEVAQEIRWIAVSQVYVVGLVLSNGWQENTRRYANIIVGYFLMINRVSKKSPFCESYIKMEQYRQHFLMLVFALLNCRRENIQLDAERLSELRNSLGGSRLQKLSIDWLLKSPRMVVVSVWMILNIVRGVRHAIARTGSIIRL; encoded by the coding sequence TTGAAAGCGAAAGATATTCGGGGAACTCCTGCGCTACTATCAATTTGTGTGCCCGCATATAATGGATTGCCACATCTAATTGGGTTGCTCGATCAAATATTGAGCTGTAAAAGCTTGGCTTTTGAAGTGGTGGTTTCGGATGATGCCTCGTCAGATGGTACTTGGGCGTACCTGGTTTCCCGGGCGATCGGTGAGCCACGTCTTCGGGTACATCTTAACGATCAAAATCTCGGTATGGATAGGAATTTTGCAACCGCGGTTTCGTTTGCTCATGGCCGGTTTGTCTGGCTTTGTGGACAAGATGATCTCATTTCACCAGAAGGTATTGGGTATGTTCTTGATTTGCTGAGAGGTGACAGTGTTGACTTTGTTTACATGAATCACACGGTCAAACTTGAGAATAACGTGGTTCCAGTGATCGCTAGATACCACTCATTTGACGCGGATAAACGCGGAGAAGGACTAGCGGATTTTTTGAAAATAACCGGTGGATCTTTGCCAACTTTTTTGCCAACGTACATTATCCGAAAGACGCTTTGGGACTCAGTTGATGTAACCAGATATTTCAATACTTACTATGTTCAGGCAGGGGTTTTTCTTGAAGTGGCCCAAGAAATTCGGTGGATTGCAGTATCTCAGGTATATGTTGTCGGTTTGGTTCTCAGTAATGGATGGCAGGAAAATACTCGTCGCTATGCCAATATTATTGTGGGTTATTTTTTGATGATAAACAGAGTCTCCAAAAAATCCCCATTTTGTGAATCGTATATAAAAATGGAGCAGTATCGTCAACATTTTTTGATGCTGGTTTTTGCTTTACTAAATTGCCGCCGAGAGAATATTCAACTTGATGCTGAAAGATTGAGCGAGCTCCGTAATTCGCTTGGGGGAAGTCGTTTGCAGAAACTGTCCATCGATTGGCTTCTGAAGTCGCCAAGAATGGTGGTTGTTTCGGTTTGGATGATATTGAATATTGTAAGAGGGGTTCGGCATGCAATTGCTCGCACCGGTAGTATTATTCGTCTATAA
- a CDS encoding class I SAM-dependent methyltransferase encodes MAVVENGDIRIQEIKGVLMSIEILNEHRLLWNKKPSLRAIYSDYYRRIVKQCIPGRSLEIGGGTGNLKDYLGEVISTDIVPNPWLDAAADAQSLPFENESFANIVGVDVLHHLERPHRFLAEAERVLQPGGRIILVEPAITPMSWPFYNFAHPEPVNMRADPLAEGPLDPNRHPFDANQAIPTLLFKKQHAHMEKTFPKLRLINMEHISFFVYPFSGGFRSWCLVPSFLIAPVLQFENIIAPLVGKWMAFRLFVVVEKRGRN; translated from the coding sequence ATGGCTGTTGTTGAAAATGGTGATATTCGCATTCAGGAAATTAAAGGCGTTTTGATGTCGATTGAAATACTTAATGAGCACCGACTGCTTTGGAACAAAAAGCCATCCTTACGTGCAATTTACTCCGATTATTATCGCCGGATCGTCAAACAGTGCATTCCTGGGAGAAGTCTTGAAATAGGTGGTGGGACAGGCAATCTTAAGGATTACCTCGGAGAGGTAATATCGACAGATATTGTTCCAAATCCTTGGTTGGATGCGGCGGCGGATGCTCAGTCTCTTCCTTTCGAAAATGAGAGTTTTGCAAATATTGTTGGTGTTGATGTTTTGCATCATTTAGAACGCCCGCACAGATTTTTGGCTGAAGCCGAGCGTGTTCTGCAGCCGGGCGGTAGAATTATCTTGGTGGAACCGGCCATTACTCCGATGAGTTGGCCTTTCTACAATTTTGCTCATCCTGAGCCCGTAAATATGCGTGCTGATCCCCTTGCGGAGGGTCCGCTGGATCCGAATCGACATCCATTCGATGCCAATCAGGCCATCCCGACCCTGTTATTCAAGAAGCAGCATGCGCATATGGAAAAAACGTTTCCCAAGCTAAGATTAATTAACATGGAACATATCAGCTTCTTTGTTTACCCATTTTCGGGCGGGTTCCGTTCATGGTGTCTCGTACCGTCTTTTCTTATAGCACCCGTACTGCAGTTTGAAAATATCATTGCTCCCCTGGTGGGAAAATGGATGGCATTTCGGTTGTTTGTCGTTGTGGAAAAGAGGGGGCGTAATTAA
- a CDS encoding glycosyltransferase, whose product MQHEPILSSRKTAIRDLANDVATNRANWIEKNAFFYKEDYRYMRFLVPEGLRVLELGCGTGQLLAELKPSHGVGVDFSQNMVNVAKVSYPHLDFNIGDIEDAEFMSTLVGPFDVIVLSDTIGSLEDCQATLSNLHRLCTSDTRIVIAYYSKVWEPLLALARGVGLKMPQEEQNALSTDDIANLLKLADFEVIKREWRQLIPRRLLGLGILVNRYLAPFPAIRRACLRNYVVARPLRGAEVRKPSTTVLIPCRNERGNIEDAVRRIPRFCEDMEIIFAEGHSKDGTLEEIQRVIAAYPHLDIKAVVQDGKGKGNAVRQGFERARGDILMILDADLTMPPEALPKFYEAIVSGKGEFINGSRLIYPMEKDAMRFLNYLANHTFSLLFTWLLNQRFTDTLCGTKVLSKKHYLKIAENRKYFGEFDPFGDFDLIFGAAKLNLKVVEIPITYANRKYGETQISRFEHGWLLLKMVIFAFRKLKAF is encoded by the coding sequence ATGCAACATGAACCAATATTGTCATCAAGAAAGACGGCTATTCGAGACTTGGCTAATGATGTAGCCACCAATCGAGCTAATTGGATAGAAAAGAATGCGTTCTTCTATAAAGAAGATTACCGCTATATGCGTTTTTTGGTACCGGAAGGATTGCGGGTACTTGAATTAGGGTGCGGAACGGGGCAGTTGTTGGCAGAACTGAAGCCTTCCCATGGAGTTGGGGTGGATTTTAGCCAGAATATGGTTAATGTAGCAAAGGTAAGCTATCCTCATCTGGATTTTAACATTGGGGATATTGAAGATGCTGAATTCATGTCTACGCTTGTTGGCCCATTTGATGTGATTGTCTTGTCGGACACCATCGGTTCATTGGAGGATTGTCAGGCAACCTTATCTAATCTGCATCGTTTGTGCACATCCGATACGAGAATCGTCATCGCCTACTATTCAAAAGTATGGGAGCCGTTGCTTGCACTTGCTCGGGGTGTAGGCCTAAAAATGCCGCAAGAAGAACAAAATGCGCTTTCAACTGACGATATTGCAAACCTGCTTAAACTTGCAGATTTTGAGGTAATAAAGCGAGAGTGGAGGCAATTGATTCCCCGAAGGCTTCTAGGGCTAGGCATACTTGTTAACCGTTATTTGGCACCTTTTCCAGCAATCCGAAGAGCATGTTTACGCAATTATGTGGTCGCTAGACCGTTACGTGGCGCCGAAGTGAGGAAGCCTTCTACTACTGTACTTATTCCGTGCCGCAATGAACGTGGAAACATAGAGGATGCCGTTCGTAGAATCCCTCGATTCTGCGAAGATATGGAAATCATTTTTGCCGAAGGGCACAGCAAGGACGGAACACTTGAAGAAATTCAACGAGTGATCGCGGCCTATCCTCATCTTGATATCAAGGCTGTTGTGCAGGATGGAAAGGGCAAGGGGAACGCCGTACGTCAAGGGTTCGAGCGCGCTCGTGGTGACATACTGATGATCCTGGATGCCGATCTGACCATGCCTCCCGAGGCATTGCCGAAATTTTATGAAGCAATTGTTTCCGGGAAAGGCGAGTTCATTAATGGTTCGCGCTTGATTTACCCCATGGAAAAAGATGCTATGCGTTTTCTCAACTACCTTGCCAATCACACTTTCTCATTGTTGTTTACTTGGCTGCTGAACCAGAGATTTACGGATACGTTGTGTGGCACCAAGGTGTTGAGCAAGAAACATTATCTCAAGATTGCTGAAAATCGAAAATATTTTGGTGAGTTTGACCCGTTTGGCGATTTTGATCTTATTTTTGGGGCAGCAAAGCTCAACTTGAAAGTTGTTGAAATCCCAATCACCTATGCCAATCGAAAATATGGTGAAACTCAGATATCAAGGTTTGAACATGGATGGCTGTTGTTGAAAATGGTGATATTCGCATTCAGGAAATTAAAGGCGTTTTGA
- a CDS encoding GtrA family protein, translating into MKRKLPNPCDELIRYGLVGVASNLTIYFVYLLVTYRGVEPKTAMTLVYVIGAFIGFVGNKKWTFAHRGDSISTVLRYVLAHLFGYLFNFLILFTFVDRLGYAHQWVQAVAIIIVAGLLFMVFKYFVFRESIKYSLIEKI; encoded by the coding sequence ATGAAACGTAAATTGCCAAATCCATGCGACGAATTAATTCGTTATGGTTTAGTGGGTGTAGCGAGCAATTTAACTATTTATTTTGTTTACTTACTTGTTACCTATCGCGGCGTTGAACCAAAAACAGCAATGACTTTAGTGTATGTCATCGGTGCGTTTATCGGCTTTGTCGGTAATAAGAAATGGACATTCGCCCATCGCGGTGACTCCATCAGTACTGTTCTGCGCTATGTGCTGGCTCATTTATTTGGATATTTGTTCAATTTCCTAATTCTTTTTACCTTTGTTGATCGTCTTGGTTATGCCCATCAATGGGTTCAGGCTGTAGCGATAATAATAGTCGCCGGGCTTCTTTTTATGGTATTTAAATATTTCGTTTTTCGCGAAAGCATAAAATATAGCCTAATAGAAAAAATATGA
- a CDS encoding FkbM family methyltransferase encodes MDIAKQLMDLSPRKIINRTRRLFGAESNGIEACDSIENLLGLEQFNGLRKMSRFSHGMVEIGDTKIYFNDPTSLVGMLNEIFVRENYQFSSNSDQPYILDCGANIGIGVIYLKKRFPKSVIHAFEPEPVAFQFLKKNIEANKLDNVYVHNSAVWIENGEIEFFSDGSWGGGISEKPGSKLIKVPTIDINKFLDRHVDFLKMDIEGAESKVIPHLADLIKENVSRFFFEWHSMKDSKQDLGQILSMFGEAGFRYHIKEAAIRPTPFDYVPGGQMDSQLDVFLQRS; translated from the coding sequence GTGGATATTGCTAAACAATTAATGGATTTGAGCCCACGGAAAATCATCAATCGAACGAGGCGTTTGTTTGGTGCTGAGTCAAATGGTATTGAAGCTTGTGACTCTATTGAGAACCTTTTGGGGCTTGAGCAGTTCAATGGCTTAAGAAAAATGTCGCGTTTTAGCCACGGGATGGTGGAAATAGGGGATACGAAAATATATTTTAATGACCCGACATCTCTTGTAGGGATGCTGAATGAAATTTTTGTGCGTGAAAATTATCAATTCTCATCTAACTCAGATCAGCCATATATTTTAGATTGCGGCGCGAATATTGGTATCGGTGTTATATATCTTAAAAAGAGATTTCCTAAGTCAGTTATTCACGCATTTGAGCCAGAGCCAGTCGCTTTTCAATTCCTAAAAAAGAATATTGAGGCTAATAAACTCGATAACGTTTATGTGCATAATTCGGCTGTATGGATTGAAAATGGAGAAATCGAATTCTTTTCTGATGGCAGTTGGGGAGGGGGGATTTCAGAAAAGCCGGGCTCGAAGTTAATTAAGGTGCCTACGATTGATATTAATAAATTTCTTGATAGGCATGTTGATTTTCTGAAAATGGATATTGAAGGTGCTGAATCCAAGGTGATCCCACATTTGGCAGATTTAATTAAGGAAAATGTTTCAAGATTTTTCTTTGAGTGGCACTCCATGAAGGATTCAAAGCAAGATCTTGGTCAGATACTTTCGATGTTCGGGGAGGCGGGGTTTCGTTATCACATCAAAGAGGCTGCTATTCGCCCCACCCCTTTTGACTATGTACCGGGGGGGCAGATGGATTCTCAACTGGATGTCTTCCTGCAGAGAAGTTAG
- the rffA gene encoding dTDP-4-amino-4,6-dideoxygalactose transaminase — translation MKDIPFNKPYMTGNELLYISQAHAKGHLAGDGDFTKKCHAWLEQRIGCQKALLTHSCTAALEMAAILANIQPGDEVIMPSYTFVSTANAFVLRGGVPVFIDIRTDTLNIDESKIEAAITPRTKAIVPVHYAGVGCEMDAIMAIAERYNLIVIEDAAQGVMSSYKGKPLGSIGHMGAVSFHETKNIISGEGGALLINDTRFAERAEIIREKGTNRCQFFRGQVDKYTWVDIGSSYLPSELVAAFLWAQMQEAEGITQRRLAIWNTYHEAFSEIELKGLVRRPVIPDSCQHNAHMYYMLLPDLAERGKFIADLRQAGISAVFHYVPLHSSPEGSRQSRMASDGMDVTQNVSDRLVRLPLWLGIEGEQEKVIQQTINTVTII, via the coding sequence ATGAAGGACATTCCATTTAATAAGCCTTATATGACGGGCAACGAGCTATTGTATATAAGTCAGGCTCACGCCAAAGGGCATCTTGCTGGTGACGGTGATTTCACCAAAAAGTGTCATGCTTGGCTGGAGCAGCGTATTGGTTGTCAGAAGGCGCTCCTGACACATTCCTGTACGGCTGCCCTGGAAATGGCGGCAATTCTTGCGAATATTCAGCCCGGCGATGAAGTAATCATGCCGTCTTATACTTTCGTCTCTACCGCCAATGCTTTTGTGCTGCGGGGTGGGGTTCCCGTGTTCATTGATATCCGGACCGACACGCTGAATATTGATGAATCGAAAATAGAGGCTGCAATTACTCCACGGACCAAAGCTATTGTGCCTGTACATTATGCGGGTGTTGGTTGTGAAATGGACGCCATTATGGCGATCGCCGAAAGGTACAACCTGATTGTTATAGAGGATGCCGCTCAGGGCGTTATGTCCAGCTACAAGGGGAAGCCTCTAGGGAGTATTGGTCATATGGGGGCAGTCAGCTTTCACGAAACAAAAAATATTATTTCGGGTGAAGGGGGCGCTCTCCTGATTAACGACACTCGCTTTGCCGAACGTGCCGAAATTATTCGGGAAAAGGGTACAAACAGGTGCCAGTTTTTTAGGGGGCAGGTGGATAAGTATACTTGGGTAGATATTGGATCCTCATACTTGCCAAGTGAGTTGGTGGCGGCATTTTTATGGGCACAGATGCAAGAAGCGGAGGGGATTACTCAGCGACGTTTGGCGATATGGAATACCTACCACGAGGCTTTTTCGGAAATTGAATTAAAGGGACTGGTGCGCCGTCCTGTCATTCCGGATTCTTGCCAGCATAATGCACATATGTATTATATGTTGCTGCCAGATTTGGCTGAGCGAGGTAAATTCATTGCCGATTTAAGACAGGCAGGAATAAGTGCGGTTTTTCATTATGTGCCGTTACATAGTTCCCCAGAAGGCAGTCGTCAAAGTCGGATGGCATCAGATGGCATGGATGTAACCCAGAATGTCAGTGACAGGTTGGTCAGACTTCCTTTATGGCTGGGGATCGAGGGGGAGCAAGAAAAGGTTATCCAGCAAACGATCAATACTGTAACTATAATTTAG
- a CDS encoding glycosyltransferase family 2 protein: MPERKPVISVVIPVYKAEGCLEELYRRLVASLDKISPDFEIVLVEDCGGDRSWPMIVELAHHDSRVRGIQFSRNFGQHYGITAGLDHCRGEWVVVMDCDLQDRPEEIPHLFAKAQEGYDIVLARRGARQDPLLKRITSLLFYKIFSYLADMEYDGTSGNFRIMSSKVVASFRRMGEQLRFFGGLVQWLGFPTTSIDVEHAERFEGNSTYTFAKLWKLAAETIIAYSDKPLRIGVRFGFGMAALAFCYGLYILLRAWFYGSTIPGWNSLIVSIYFIGGIIIAMLGIIGVYLGKAFDESKKRPLYVVRGTTFDEHQCH, from the coding sequence ATGCCAGAAAGAAAACCAGTTATTTCAGTAGTGATCCCTGTGTATAAGGCAGAGGGCTGTCTGGAGGAACTGTATCGCCGACTCGTTGCTTCTCTAGATAAAATTTCTCCTGATTTTGAGATTGTCCTTGTCGAGGATTGTGGGGGGGACCGTTCATGGCCAATGATTGTTGAACTTGCTCACCACGATAGTCGCGTCCGCGGCATTCAGTTCAGTCGCAATTTCGGTCAGCACTATGGCATCACCGCCGGACTAGATCATTGTAGAGGTGAGTGGGTTGTGGTTATGGATTGTGACCTGCAGGATCGCCCTGAGGAAATTCCTCATTTGTTCGCCAAGGCCCAAGAGGGCTACGATATCGTGCTGGCGCGGCGCGGGGCGAGGCAAGATCCGCTACTCAAGCGCATCACCTCATTGCTGTTTTATAAAATATTCAGCTATCTGGCGGATATGGAATACGATGGAACAAGCGGTAATTTTCGCATTATGTCGAGTAAAGTAGTGGCAAGTTTCCGTCGTATGGGCGAGCAATTGCGCTTCTTCGGCGGACTGGTTCAGTGGTTGGGGTTTCCCACGACCAGCATAGATGTGGAACATGCCGAACGGTTTGAGGGAAATTCTACTTATACTTTTGCCAAGTTATGGAAACTGGCTGCTGAAACCATCATTGCCTATTCCGACAAGCCATTGCGTATTGGTGTGCGCTTTGGCTTTGGCATGGCGGCGCTGGCGTTCTGTTATGGCCTATACATATTATTGCGCGCGTGGTTTTATGGTTCAACAATTCCCGGTTGGAATAGTTTGATCGTGTCAATTTATTTCATTGGTGGCATCATCATCGCGATGCTGGGAATTATCGGTGTTTATCTCGGCAAGGCCTTTGACGAAAGCAAGAAGCGACCATTGTATGTCGTCAGGGGGACAACTTTTGATGAACATCAATGTCACTGA
- a CDS encoding lysylphosphatidylglycerol synthase transmembrane domain-containing protein: MHFIFSNAVVKSVVKFLLKLLISIGLVVLIGRSVNIQEIGMRLMNVDISSILMAAVIMASLAIFPAIRWKILIQHGGEVFNLSTAYRLVMIGNFFGQALPSTIGGDGARAWYAHKLGIPLSVAVNSVLLDRLIALAALLLLALFSMPWLWTIVPTNFAWWAMSLILLATVSGILLLLVATLIPETWNHWRIVRAGLRLADSCRSLLESKREFFQVIGLSLSVHCLVAVFVYALARVVHVPVGIGECLLLIPLVMLVSMIPVSVAGWGVREGAMVIAFGFFHISPGDSMLVSILFGVVVALASIPGLFFWMMMGRRFGMGKK, from the coding sequence ATGCATTTCATATTCAGTAATGCGGTTGTTAAAAGCGTAGTTAAATTCTTGCTTAAGCTGTTAATTTCAATTGGTCTTGTCGTGTTAATCGGGAGATCTGTCAACATACAAGAAATTGGCATGCGTTTGATGAATGTGGATATAAGTTCTATTCTGATGGCTGCTGTGATTATGGCCAGCCTTGCCATATTTCCGGCTATACGCTGGAAGATATTAATTCAACATGGAGGCGAGGTATTTAATCTCAGTACGGCTTATCGGCTCGTTATGATAGGTAATTTCTTCGGGCAGGCATTGCCATCCACCATTGGCGGTGATGGAGCTCGTGCCTGGTACGCCCATAAGCTCGGCATCCCACTGTCGGTTGCGGTTAATAGTGTATTACTGGATAGGCTGATAGCGTTGGCGGCATTATTATTGCTCGCGCTTTTTTCGATGCCATGGCTTTGGACCATAGTGCCTACAAATTTCGCATGGTGGGCAATGAGCTTGATATTGCTTGCTACCGTAAGTGGCATTCTATTGTTGCTTGTGGCGACGCTCATTCCTGAGACGTGGAACCACTGGCGAATAGTCAGGGCCGGGCTAAGATTAGCCGATTCCTGCCGAAGCTTACTTGAAAGTAAACGGGAATTCTTCCAGGTCATTGGGTTGTCCCTGTCTGTACATTGCTTGGTTGCCGTTTTTGTCTATGCCCTCGCAAGGGTAGTGCATGTTCCGGTTGGAATCGGAGAATGTCTTCTTCTGATTCCTTTGGTTATGCTTGTTTCTATGATCCCAGTCAGTGTGGCTGGCTGGGGTGTGCGGGAAGGGGCGATGGTTATTGCATTTGGGTTTTTTCATATTTCGCCGGGGGACTCAATGCTGGTTTCAATTTTATTCGGAGTTGTAGTTGCTCTTGCGAGTATTCCAGGTTTGTTTTTCTGGATGATGATGGGGCGAAGATTTGGAATGGGAAAAAAATAA
- a CDS encoding GNAT family protein, protein MSLIKPTPWDTVVFGVPTWELTEYSEKALQQATQEVGHYTIKVDPLVDKRLLHEHGFYYCDTLIEPHCSSTRLRAVQHPEAKIAKDIDVKQALVICHGAFSHGRFHRDFNLPMAAADLRYENWLKQLLEVQQVYGLYWQGELAGFIGHSGNNLVLHALAEKCRGKGRSKYWWSAVCGELLRAGHYEVKSSISVSNLAVLNLYASLGFIFRNPQDIYHRMTS, encoded by the coding sequence ATGTCACTGATTAAGCCGACCCCGTGGGACACGGTGGTGTTTGGCGTACCTACTTGGGAGTTAACCGAATATTCGGAAAAGGCTCTGCAGCAAGCGACGCAAGAAGTTGGTCATTACACTATCAAAGTCGATCCATTGGTGGATAAACGGCTGTTGCATGAGCATGGCTTCTATTACTGTGACACATTGATAGAACCGCATTGCAGCTCAACGCGGTTACGTGCTGTGCAACACCCAGAGGCTAAGATCGCCAAGGATATAGATGTCAAACAGGCTTTGGTGATATGTCATGGCGCTTTCTCGCATGGTCGTTTTCATCGCGATTTTAATCTACCTATGGCAGCAGCTGATCTGCGCTACGAAAACTGGCTGAAGCAATTGCTCGAAGTGCAGCAGGTTTACGGGTTGTACTGGCAGGGGGAACTGGCAGGCTTCATCGGCCACAGCGGCAACAATCTCGTGTTACACGCGCTAGCGGAAAAGTGTCGCGGCAAGGGGCGGTCGAAGTATTGGTGGAGCGCGGTGTGTGGTGAACTCTTGAGAGCAGGGCATTACGAAGTAAAGAGCTCGATTTCCGTCTCCAATCTCGCCGTACTCAATCTTTACGCTTCACTGGGCTTTATCTTCAGAAATCCACAGGACATTTATCACCGGATGACATCGTGA
- a CDS encoding glycosyltransferase: protein MQLLAPVVLFVYNRVEHTRQVIDALKCNSEAKNTPLIVFSDGPKSPADLDSVSAVRNLIRMIDGFDRVDIILRDRNLGLANSIISGVTDVIERFGRAIVLEDDLIVSPYFLRYMNDALDRYENQFEVVSVHGYSYPVSEKLPETFFIRGADCWGWGTWKRGWEIFEPDGKKLLAELERTGLAHKFNYDGVYSFTGMLKDQIAGRNNSWAIRWHASAFLSNRLTLYPGRSLVKNIGFDSSGTHCGSSEGYDVSLDMEAIPPMQIPIEESIYARGLIKNYFRETHGGCGKRVARYMKRFVKCVLKR, encoded by the coding sequence ATGCAATTGCTCGCACCGGTAGTATTATTCGTCTATAACCGCGTAGAGCATACGCGTCAAGTTATTGATGCCTTAAAGTGTAATTCCGAAGCCAAAAATACACCTCTAATTGTCTTTTCTGATGGGCCTAAATCCCCGGCAGATTTAGATTCCGTTTCTGCTGTGCGAAATTTGATAAGAATGATTGATGGATTTGATCGAGTTGATATTATTCTCCGAGATCGAAATCTAGGTCTAGCCAATTCAATCATTTCGGGAGTTACTGATGTTATAGAAAGATTTGGCAGAGCGATTGTTCTAGAAGATGACTTGATAGTGTCGCCATATTTTCTTCGATATATGAATGACGCGCTGGATCGATACGAAAATCAATTCGAGGTTGTGTCAGTTCATGGCTATTCTTATCCAGTCAGTGAAAAATTGCCGGAAACTTTTTTTATACGGGGAGCCGACTGCTGGGGTTGGGGGACTTGGAAGCGAGGGTGGGAGATATTTGAGCCCGATGGTAAAAAACTCTTAGCTGAATTAGAGCGAACTGGACTTGCACATAAATTTAATTATGATGGAGTTTACTCGTTCACTGGGATGTTGAAGGATCAAATTGCGGGTAGGAATAACTCGTGGGCCATACGATGGCACGCCTCGGCTTTTCTTTCAAATCGGCTTACCCTTTACCCGGGGAGGTCGTTAGTGAAGAATATTGGCTTTGATTCGAGTGGGACGCATTGTGGGTCGAGCGAGGGTTATGATGTTAGCTTGGATATGGAGGCTATTCCTCCGATGCAAATTCCAATTGAGGAGTCCATCTATGCGAGGGGCTTGATCAAGAATTATTTTAGAGAAACCCACGGTGGATGTGGAAAACGTGTGGCTAGATATATGAAGCGTTTTGTAAAGTGTGTTTTAAAAAGATAG